Part of the Rhodospirillaceae bacterium genome is shown below.
CCGAGATTCAAGCACCTGAACAATTATGAAAATCAATCGCCAATTACTTATCGCTTTATCTATGATAGTGGCTGGAGGATTGACTGCATTTGCTTTAATCAATTCACCTCCTCAAACAGACAGGCAAGCAGTGATCACCAAGTTGCCCTCAGTGCGTGTTGTTAAAGTTGCAATGGAATCCATGCGCATGGATGTGCACTCGCAAGGCAGTGTAATAGCGCATACCGAGATTGATTTGGTTGCAGAGGTGTCTGGTCATGTTATCAAAGTTGCACCCAATTTCGTGGAGGGTGGTTTTTTCAAAAAACGAGATGTATTGATAGAAATCGATCCATCGGACTATAAACTCAGAGTCACTCAGGCCAACGCCAAAGTGATGGAAGCACGCTATCAGTTAGTTCGTGAAAAAGCCGAATCCGAGCAAGCTCGGGATGAATGGGAACATTTAGGGCAAGGGACTCCGAGTCCATTGAGTTTGCGCATACCACAATTAGAGGAGAAGCGGGCCAAGTTGGCAGCGGAGGTGGCGGAGCTAGAGAATGCCAAGCTATTGCAATCAAGAACCAGTATCCGTGCGCCTTTTGATGGAAGGGTGCGCAGCAAATTAGCGGGAATTGGGCAATATATTAGCAGTGGCACGGTATTGGGCAGAGTGTATAGCAGCGACCTGGTTGAAATCCGCTTGCCCATAAACACTTCCGATTTGGCATTTGTAGAATTTCCCGATCTATCCGATC
Proteins encoded:
- a CDS encoding efflux RND transporter periplasmic adaptor subunit, whose translation is MKINRQLLIALSMIVAGGLTAFALINSPPQTDRQAVITKLPSVRVVKVAMESMRMDVHSQGSVIAHTEIDLVAEVSGHVIKVAPNFVEGGFFKKRDVLIEIDPSDYKLRVTQANAKVMEARYQLVREKAESEQARDEWEHLGQGTPSPLSLRIPQLEEKRAKLAAEVAELENAKLLQSRTSIRAPFDGRVRSKLAGIGQYISSGTVLGRVYSSDLVEIRLPINTSDLAFVEFPDLSDRNQSPKMAKVTLSAFYQGQDRIWQGHIVRSEGVIDKDTGMMAVIAQVRDPFGIEATKSRSPTVKATSVVGLPVGLFVEAIIEGRWVDHLAILPASALIKNSQVAVVDHHNQLQFRTVRVLKREREQVMISAGLNQGENVLVAGIPYPIEGMQVQSIFIDQSSDDAAIRAIENNPDNPNEQSVP